In Euphorbia lathyris chromosome 10, ddEupLath1.1, whole genome shotgun sequence, a single genomic region encodes these proteins:
- the LOC136208803 gene encoding uncharacterized protein isoform X1 — protein sequence MARHITDEHGGLSIDIASAANKVKNKLNIIWLQMKAKSKDLACRSDCIPLLRYRSKFIPTEAELCLLICSMFPDDFRIPIDELVIYGMSLELFEDVHDMFAAKSRVHDIISIINDLKYRRQPIVGKIRLAKEKDESGYQYVKMLDGARDLAKSIPSRNRLVFHREVIIEKWPESNWYKDCYGLSLVLKNVGEHPVNLECPKLTLLQLQYRDDSQGIPINFFEGMKELRVLSLDVPSLPQSLNVLRNLRTLRLKEPKFEDMSWIGGLINLEFLSIVVLSSTDIPWGMGQLENLRLLDLRKMNIAYIPAGVLSRLLKLEELYFPLSFRRWGCKPKKYDAYDEWESGEEDNSDDEERINASLTDIVSLSLNALQITVPKASNLPKKSQIFKNIQEFKILVPNNVKYQPFGQDSVNQLQLTGEACDVKESGICDLMSRTEDLSLTRVRNLKNVIDQLEDHDFLRLKKMIISECDELEYIADTTKKIILSEGDYLFRKLECLHLSRLPNLKEICHERWTTFRWLPNLSHISIRFCHKLKYVFPLSIVRGSRMKRTEILDCNEMEGIFYEDEDDIPLTKCSIEELDLHSLPRLISLLVHKDNTINGVHDDIKESSTMDKVVSSHAEGSISTCDGYSKPFPTNKSKSILNESYNDDKELICVPSTSTNRARRRKGDIQQLNFHKQVSVMKMYTAFPSNFAEKWLQNLKRLKIAFCDAVEVVFWFEENYGTSTAFNSLKELELYGLRNLVHIWFHIPPKITSFQNLQLLVLSECPNLYVFSSRVAKLLAQLQKMYISHCEKMEEIIEHDENEIEDIIVFPRLKVLELQHIPNLRIVFSGVDDIELPLLESLKLNQCNKMKSFSYGPLRTPMLERIEINGSLYSLTGDLNATIMGCCEANLHWRSFSFADMKIAIQNFRRDNLLGEGGSDTLYKGWINEETFAPSKSSTGMPVSIKKSRFGEHFRHEMLELDILESLSHPNLVKCIGYCWEGKDFFHVYEFMPRASLDSHLFRRNSVIEPLSWDMRIKIAIGAARGLDFLHTSQTYNVIHRDIKTSKILLDGNYNAKICLGPSDGDYGYIAPEHIATGHYFIKSDVYSFGVVLLELMTGLRALDLTQKQNLFYWLKPILSQKRKLRSIIDKKIEGQYSGFIG from the exons ATGGCAAGACACATTACAGATGAACATGGTGGCTTATCTATTGACATTGCTTCTGCTGCCAACAAAGTGAAAAACAAGTTAAATATTATTTGGCTACAAATGAAAGCAAAATCAAAGGATTTGGCATGTCGCTCAGATTGCATACCTCTACTTAGGTACAGGTCTAAATTTATTCCAACAGAAGCGGAGTTATGTCTTTTGATTTGTAGCATGTTTCCTGATGATTTTAGAATACCAATCGACGAATTGGTAATATACGGGATGAGCTTAGAGTTGTTTGAAGATGTGCATGATATGTTTGCAGCAAAATCTAGAGTCCATGACATCATTTCGATCATTAATGATCTAAAATATCGCCGTCAACCAATAGTTGGAAAGATTAGGCTTGCTAAGGAGAAAGATGAATCCGGCTATCAGTATGTAAAAATGTTAGATGGTGCACGTGATTTAGCAAAGTCGATTCCCTCAAGGAATCGATTGGTATTTCACCGAGAGGTTATAATAGAAAAGTGGCCCGAGTCAAATTGGTATAAAGATTGCTACGGACTTTCACTTGTGCTTAAAAATGTCGGTGAGCACCCTGTTAATTTGGAGTGTCCAAAGCTTACTCTACTACAACTTCAATATAGAGACGATTCACAAGGCATTCCAATTAACTTCTTTGAAGGTATGAAAGAGCTTCGTGTTCTATCATTGGACGTCCCATCACTGCCACAATCTCTTAATGTGCTGAGGAATCTTAGAACATTGCGTCTGAAAGAACCTAAGTTTGAAGATATGTCTTGGATTGGTGGTTTAATAAATTTGGAATTTCTTTCAATTGTTGTCTTAAGTTCTACAGATATTCCTTGGGGGATGGGACAACTAGAGAATCTGAGGTTGCTCGACTTGAGGAAAATGAACATTGCATACATTCCAGCAGGTGTATTGTCGAGATTGTTGAAACTAGAAGAGTTGTATTTTCCATTAAGCTTCAGAAGGTGGGGATGCAAGCCAAAAAAATATGATGCTTATGATGAATGGGAATCAGGGGAAGAGGACAATTCTGACGATGAAGAGAGAATCAATGCAAGTCTTACTGATATAGTATCTCTTTCACTAAATGCATTACAAATTACTGTACCGAAAGCTTCAAATTTGCCTAAAAAGTCGCAGATATTCAAAAACATTCAAGAGTTTAAAATTCTTGTACCAAATAATGTTAAATATCAACCGTTTGGCCAAGATTCAGTAAATCAGTTGCAACTCACAGGTGAAGCATGCGATGTCAAAGAAAGTGGTATTTGTGATTTGATGAGTCGCACCGAAGACTTGAGTTTGACAAGAGTGAGAAATTTGAAGAATGTCATCGACCAGCTAGAAGATCATGACTTTTTACGGCTAAAGAAGATGATTATTTCTGAATGTGATGAACTTGAATACATAGCTGATACAACAAAAAAGATAATTCTATCAGAAGGTGATTATTTGTTCAGGAAGTTGGAGTGTCTCCATTTATCAAGGTTACCTAATTTGAAAGAAATATGTCATGAAAGATGGACAACTTTTCGATGGCTTCCGAACTTGAGTCATATAAGCATAAGGTTCTGCCATAAATTGAAATATGTATTTCCATTATCAATTGTTAGAGGATCGAGGATGAAAAGAACAGAGATACTTGATTGTAATGAAATGGAGGGAATTTTCTATGAAGATGAGGATGACATCCCCCTTACAAAGTGCTCTATTGAAGAACTAGATTTGCATTCACTTCCAAGGCTGATTAGTTTACTGGTACACAAGGATAATACGATTAATGGGGTTCACGATGACATCAAAGAATCCTCGACGATGGATAAG GTTGTATCAAGTCATGCAGAGGGATCAATTAGTACATGTGATGGATATTCCAAGCCCTTTCCAACAAATAAAAGCAAGTCAATATTGAATGAGAGTTACAATGATGATAAGGAACTCATTTGTGTACCATCTACCTCAACAAACAGAGCAAGACGACGAAAAGGCGATATCCAACAACTTAATTTCCACAAACAG gtTTCAGTTATGAAGATGTACACTGCATTTCCATCCAACTTTGCAGAAAAATGGTTGCAGAATTTGAAAAGACTCAAAATAGCTTTTTGTGATGCAGTAGAAGTTGTATTTTGGTTTGAAGAAAACTATGGTACTTCTACAGCCTTTAattctttgaaagagttagagctGTATGGGCTGCGAAACTTAGTTCATATATGGTTTCACATTCCACCAAAAATTACCTCCTTTCAGAACTTGCAACTTCTTGTTTTATCAGAATGTCCGAATTTATATGTTTTCTCATCTCGAGTAGCCAAACTTTTGGCTCAACTACAAAAGATGTATATTAGTCATTGTGAGAAGATGGAAGAAATTATTGAACATGATGAAAATGAGATAGAAGACATAATTGTATTCCCCCGATTAAAGGTTTTGGAACTTCAACATATACCCAATCTTAGGATTGTCTTCAGTGGGGTTGATGATATTGAGTTGCCTTTATTGGAATCTTTGAAACTTAATCAATGCAATAAGATGAAATCTTTCTCTTATGGACCGTTGAGGACGCCAATGCTGGAGAGAATAGAAATAAATGGAAGCTTATATTCATTAACGGGAGATCTTAATGCAACTATCATGGG TTGCTGCGAGGCAAATCTACATTGGCGAAGTTTCTCCTTTGCTGATATGAAGATTGCTATACAGAATTTTAGACGAGATAATTTGTTGGGTGAAGGGGGTTCTGATACACTCTATAAAGGATGGATAAACGAAGAGACTTTTGCACCCTCCAAAAGCAGCACTGGAATGCCAGTTTCCATCAAGAAATCGAGATTTGGGGAACATTTCAGGCACGAGATG TTGGAGTTGGACATTCTAGAAAGTCTATCGCATCCAAACTTGGTCAAATGTATAGGATATTGTTGGGAGGGTAAAGACTTTTTTCATGTGTATGAATTTATGCCGAGGGCAAGCTTGGACAGCCATCTTTTCAGAA GAAATTCTGTGATTGAACCATTGTCTTGGGATATGCGGATCAAGATAGCTATTGGAGCAGCTAGAGGTCTTGATTTTCTTCATACTTCACAAACATATAATGTTATTCACAGAGATATCAAGACTTCAAAAATACTGCTTGATGGC AATTATAATGCAAAAATATGCTTGGGACCTTCAGATGGAGATTATGGTTATATTGCTCCCGAACATATTGCAACAG GTCATTATTTTATAAAGAGTGATGTATATAGCTTCGGCGTGGTGCTGTTGGAATTGATGACAGGATTAAGGGCGTTAGATCTAACACAGAAGCAAAACCTGTTTTATTGGTTGAAGCCGATTCTCTCACAGAAGAGAAAGTTGAGAAGTATTATAGACAAAAAGATAGAAGGTCAATACTCAGGTTTTATTGGTTGA
- the LOC136208803 gene encoding uncharacterized protein isoform X2 — MLDGARDLAKSIPSRNRLVFHREVIIEKWPESNWYKDCYGLSLVLKNVGEHPVNLECPKLTLLQLQYRDDSQGIPINFFEGMKELRVLSLDVPSLPQSLNVLRNLRTLRLKEPKFEDMSWIGGLINLEFLSIVVLSSTDIPWGMGQLENLRLLDLRKMNIAYIPAGVLSRLLKLEELYFPLSFRRWGCKPKKYDAYDEWESGEEDNSDDEERINASLTDIVSLSLNALQITVPKASNLPKKSQIFKNIQEFKILVPNNVKYQPFGQDSVNQLQLTGEACDVKESGICDLMSRTEDLSLTRVRNLKNVIDQLEDHDFLRLKKMIISECDELEYIADTTKKIILSEGDYLFRKLECLHLSRLPNLKEICHERWTTFRWLPNLSHISIRFCHKLKYVFPLSIVRGSRMKRTEILDCNEMEGIFYEDEDDIPLTKCSIEELDLHSLPRLISLLVHKDNTINGVHDDIKESSTMDKVVSSHAEGSISTCDGYSKPFPTNKSKSILNESYNDDKELICVPSTSTNRARRRKGDIQQLNFHKQVSVMKMYTAFPSNFAEKWLQNLKRLKIAFCDAVEVVFWFEENYGTSTAFNSLKELELYGLRNLVHIWFHIPPKITSFQNLQLLVLSECPNLYVFSSRVAKLLAQLQKMYISHCEKMEEIIEHDENEIEDIIVFPRLKVLELQHIPNLRIVFSGVDDIELPLLESLKLNQCNKMKSFSYGPLRTPMLERIEINGSLYSLTGDLNATIMGCCEANLHWRSFSFADMKIAIQNFRRDNLLGEGGSDTLYKGWINEETFAPSKSSTGMPVSIKKSRFGEHFRHEMLELDILESLSHPNLVKCIGYCWEGKDFFHVYEFMPRASLDSHLFRRNSVIEPLSWDMRIKIAIGAARGLDFLHTSQTYNVIHRDIKTSKILLDGNYNAKICLGPSDGDYGYIAPEHIATGHYFIKSDVYSFGVVLLELMTGLRALDLTQKQNLFYWLKPILSQKRKLRSIIDKKIEGQYSGFIG, encoded by the exons ATGTTAGATGGTGCACGTGATTTAGCAAAGTCGATTCCCTCAAGGAATCGATTGGTATTTCACCGAGAGGTTATAATAGAAAAGTGGCCCGAGTCAAATTGGTATAAAGATTGCTACGGACTTTCACTTGTGCTTAAAAATGTCGGTGAGCACCCTGTTAATTTGGAGTGTCCAAAGCTTACTCTACTACAACTTCAATATAGAGACGATTCACAAGGCATTCCAATTAACTTCTTTGAAGGTATGAAAGAGCTTCGTGTTCTATCATTGGACGTCCCATCACTGCCACAATCTCTTAATGTGCTGAGGAATCTTAGAACATTGCGTCTGAAAGAACCTAAGTTTGAAGATATGTCTTGGATTGGTGGTTTAATAAATTTGGAATTTCTTTCAATTGTTGTCTTAAGTTCTACAGATATTCCTTGGGGGATGGGACAACTAGAGAATCTGAGGTTGCTCGACTTGAGGAAAATGAACATTGCATACATTCCAGCAGGTGTATTGTCGAGATTGTTGAAACTAGAAGAGTTGTATTTTCCATTAAGCTTCAGAAGGTGGGGATGCAAGCCAAAAAAATATGATGCTTATGATGAATGGGAATCAGGGGAAGAGGACAATTCTGACGATGAAGAGAGAATCAATGCAAGTCTTACTGATATAGTATCTCTTTCACTAAATGCATTACAAATTACTGTACCGAAAGCTTCAAATTTGCCTAAAAAGTCGCAGATATTCAAAAACATTCAAGAGTTTAAAATTCTTGTACCAAATAATGTTAAATATCAACCGTTTGGCCAAGATTCAGTAAATCAGTTGCAACTCACAGGTGAAGCATGCGATGTCAAAGAAAGTGGTATTTGTGATTTGATGAGTCGCACCGAAGACTTGAGTTTGACAAGAGTGAGAAATTTGAAGAATGTCATCGACCAGCTAGAAGATCATGACTTTTTACGGCTAAAGAAGATGATTATTTCTGAATGTGATGAACTTGAATACATAGCTGATACAACAAAAAAGATAATTCTATCAGAAGGTGATTATTTGTTCAGGAAGTTGGAGTGTCTCCATTTATCAAGGTTACCTAATTTGAAAGAAATATGTCATGAAAGATGGACAACTTTTCGATGGCTTCCGAACTTGAGTCATATAAGCATAAGGTTCTGCCATAAATTGAAATATGTATTTCCATTATCAATTGTTAGAGGATCGAGGATGAAAAGAACAGAGATACTTGATTGTAATGAAATGGAGGGAATTTTCTATGAAGATGAGGATGACATCCCCCTTACAAAGTGCTCTATTGAAGAACTAGATTTGCATTCACTTCCAAGGCTGATTAGTTTACTGGTACACAAGGATAATACGATTAATGGGGTTCACGATGACATCAAAGAATCCTCGACGATGGATAAG GTTGTATCAAGTCATGCAGAGGGATCAATTAGTACATGTGATGGATATTCCAAGCCCTTTCCAACAAATAAAAGCAAGTCAATATTGAATGAGAGTTACAATGATGATAAGGAACTCATTTGTGTACCATCTACCTCAACAAACAGAGCAAGACGACGAAAAGGCGATATCCAACAACTTAATTTCCACAAACAG gtTTCAGTTATGAAGATGTACACTGCATTTCCATCCAACTTTGCAGAAAAATGGTTGCAGAATTTGAAAAGACTCAAAATAGCTTTTTGTGATGCAGTAGAAGTTGTATTTTGGTTTGAAGAAAACTATGGTACTTCTACAGCCTTTAattctttgaaagagttagagctGTATGGGCTGCGAAACTTAGTTCATATATGGTTTCACATTCCACCAAAAATTACCTCCTTTCAGAACTTGCAACTTCTTGTTTTATCAGAATGTCCGAATTTATATGTTTTCTCATCTCGAGTAGCCAAACTTTTGGCTCAACTACAAAAGATGTATATTAGTCATTGTGAGAAGATGGAAGAAATTATTGAACATGATGAAAATGAGATAGAAGACATAATTGTATTCCCCCGATTAAAGGTTTTGGAACTTCAACATATACCCAATCTTAGGATTGTCTTCAGTGGGGTTGATGATATTGAGTTGCCTTTATTGGAATCTTTGAAACTTAATCAATGCAATAAGATGAAATCTTTCTCTTATGGACCGTTGAGGACGCCAATGCTGGAGAGAATAGAAATAAATGGAAGCTTATATTCATTAACGGGAGATCTTAATGCAACTATCATGGG TTGCTGCGAGGCAAATCTACATTGGCGAAGTTTCTCCTTTGCTGATATGAAGATTGCTATACAGAATTTTAGACGAGATAATTTGTTGGGTGAAGGGGGTTCTGATACACTCTATAAAGGATGGATAAACGAAGAGACTTTTGCACCCTCCAAAAGCAGCACTGGAATGCCAGTTTCCATCAAGAAATCGAGATTTGGGGAACATTTCAGGCACGAGATG TTGGAGTTGGACATTCTAGAAAGTCTATCGCATCCAAACTTGGTCAAATGTATAGGATATTGTTGGGAGGGTAAAGACTTTTTTCATGTGTATGAATTTATGCCGAGGGCAAGCTTGGACAGCCATCTTTTCAGAA GAAATTCTGTGATTGAACCATTGTCTTGGGATATGCGGATCAAGATAGCTATTGGAGCAGCTAGAGGTCTTGATTTTCTTCATACTTCACAAACATATAATGTTATTCACAGAGATATCAAGACTTCAAAAATACTGCTTGATGGC AATTATAATGCAAAAATATGCTTGGGACCTTCAGATGGAGATTATGGTTATATTGCTCCCGAACATATTGCAACAG GTCATTATTTTATAAAGAGTGATGTATATAGCTTCGGCGTGGTGCTGTTGGAATTGATGACAGGATTAAGGGCGTTAGATCTAACACAGAAGCAAAACCTGTTTTATTGGTTGAAGCCGATTCTCTCACAGAAGAGAAAGTTGAGAAGTATTATAGACAAAAAGATAGAAGGTCAATACTCAGGTTTTATTGGTTGA